TCGAGTCCCCTCTGCCCATTCCTGCCGATGCGGTGCTAGAGGTCGAGCCCGGTACCTCGCTCTCCGGGTTGGCACAGCGCCTAGCGGAGCGCGGCTGGTTGACCCACCCACGCTGGTGGCGTGCGCTGGCGCGTTGGCAGGGGGACGCCACTCGAATTCAGGCGGGGCAGTACCGGCTCGATGGGGACCTCACCCCCTCAGGCCTCCTGGCCTTGCTCGTGAGCGGCGATGTCATCCAGTACCAGGTCACGCTGATCGAGGGGTGGACCGTGCGCGAAGCGGTCACGGCGATTCGCGAACATCCCCA
The window above is part of the Pseudomonadota bacterium genome. Proteins encoded here:
- a CDS encoding endolytic transglycosylase MltG; protein product: MTPLVSRILAIATLSLLLLGGAAAWGAHVVWRWLESPLPIPADAVLEVEPGTSLSGLAQRLAERGWLTHPRWWRALARWQGDATRIQAGQYRLDGDLTPSGLLALLVSGDVIQYQVTLIEGWTVREAVTAIREHP